Proteins encoded in a region of the Saccharothrix ecbatanensis genome:
- a CDS encoding MGH1-like glycoside hydrolase domain-containing protein: MALLAGSVGVTAAPTAHAGSDCSLPAPGRFQDATGSATLSVIAVDAQCLRTYRLVSSITGERLFRELPGTPVLRTGSAMLDGLYAMAHDDAELNKTDQVSDGSYNFGNPTPCPGGCYITGKSWTYVWTRDVSYSADLGLAAVDPARMRDTLLFKLSDRRDGSGDTQIIQDTGTGGSHPNSTDRVVWALGASEILDWLPDGERQSFATKAFDAIRNTVEYDRKVVYDPTDGLYLGEQSFLDWREQSYPAWTKDDVAPIATSRALSTNVVHWSALDAAARLASGAGDHGAAAKYRGWADSLATAIRTRFWLPRQGQFSQMLTTELDTAPVRRYDALATSLAVLTGVATADQAAQAVRNYPMTPHGPAVIWPQQQDIPAYHNNGIWPFATAYLMRAAAKVGNDGVATAQARSLVRGAALFGTNKENLNLLTGGTDTEINSDRQLWSVAGMMSMVQQSVFGVDARPDGLRVAPFVPAQLRVEHFAGSDRAVLHNLRYRGRTLNVELRFPQTSIRQGAYVVRSSTLNGRQIPAGTAITESMLGSGESTLVVQLDPPTSSTAAPVPVDTSAKEALYGPRTPAVRDVSVVDGRVRLGVDAAGEDPARVTMDVLRDGSVIAQGVPVTSTWTDGGSAGLGTDSYCYSVRLTYTSSGNTSQHAQPNCYWGPGYDRVLKVAGDGFEAVGGYRSANANGTYYANWGNAPGDRLTARIRPTVTGDYLLQADAAVGKPINTGVGGGIKLLRVVEDASGAVVTERPIAMPNTGSWSRVNHSTFVDAHLTAGREYRVELVNDRTAVNMSYFTTNAAYNDTMGGHFNYNDVFAIKALLKKATG, encoded by the coding sequence TTGGCCCTGCTCGCCGGTTCCGTCGGGGTCACCGCCGCTCCGACCGCCCACGCGGGCTCCGACTGCTCGCTCCCGGCCCCCGGCCGCTTCCAGGACGCCACCGGCTCGGCCACGCTGAGCGTGATCGCCGTCGACGCCCAGTGCCTGCGCACCTACCGGCTCGTCAGCTCGATCACCGGTGAGCGGCTCTTCCGCGAGCTGCCGGGCACACCCGTGCTGCGCACCGGTTCCGCGATGCTCGACGGCCTGTACGCGATGGCCCACGACGACGCGGAGCTGAACAAGACCGACCAGGTCAGCGACGGCTCCTACAACTTCGGCAACCCGACCCCGTGCCCCGGCGGCTGCTACATCACCGGCAAGAGCTGGACCTACGTCTGGACCCGCGACGTGTCCTACTCCGCCGACCTCGGGCTGGCCGCCGTCGATCCGGCGCGGATGCGCGACACGCTGCTGTTCAAGCTCAGCGACCGCCGTGACGGCTCGGGCGACACCCAGATCATCCAGGACACCGGCACCGGTGGCAGCCACCCGAACTCGACCGACCGGGTGGTGTGGGCGCTGGGCGCGAGCGAGATCCTCGACTGGCTGCCCGACGGCGAGCGGCAGTCCTTCGCCACCAAGGCGTTCGACGCGATCCGCAACACCGTCGAGTACGACCGCAAGGTCGTCTACGACCCGACCGACGGCCTGTACCTCGGTGAACAGTCCTTCCTGGACTGGCGCGAGCAGTCCTACCCGGCGTGGACGAAGGACGACGTCGCGCCCATCGCGACCTCCCGAGCCCTGTCGACGAACGTCGTGCACTGGTCGGCGCTCGACGCGGCGGCCCGGCTTGCGTCGGGTGCGGGAGACCACGGCGCCGCCGCGAAGTACCGGGGCTGGGCCGACAGCCTGGCCACCGCCATCCGCACCCGGTTCTGGCTGCCGCGGCAGGGGCAGTTCTCCCAGATGCTCACCACCGAGCTGGACACCGCCCCGGTGCGCCGCTACGACGCCCTGGCGACGTCGCTCGCCGTGCTGACCGGTGTCGCGACCGCGGACCAGGCCGCCCAGGCCGTGCGGAACTACCCGATGACCCCCCACGGACCGGCGGTGATCTGGCCACAGCAGCAGGACATCCCCGCGTACCACAACAACGGTATCTGGCCCTTCGCCACCGCCTACCTGATGCGTGCGGCTGCCAAGGTGGGCAACGACGGCGTCGCCACCGCCCAGGCCCGATCGCTCGTGCGCGGCGCCGCGTTGTTCGGGACCAACAAGGAGAACCTCAACCTCCTCACCGGCGGCACCGACACGGAAATCAACTCCGATCGGCAGCTGTGGAGCGTCGCCGGGATGATGTCGATGGTGCAGCAGAGCGTGTTCGGCGTCGATGCCCGTCCGGACGGGCTGCGCGTCGCGCCGTTCGTGCCCGCGCAACTGCGCGTGGAGCACTTCGCGGGCAGTGACCGAGCCGTCCTGCACAACCTGCGCTACCGGGGCCGGACGCTGAACGTGGAACTCCGGTTCCCGCAGACATCGATCAGGCAGGGCGCGTACGTCGTGCGCTCGTCGACCCTGAACGGCAGGCAGATCCCGGCGGGCACGGCCATCACCGAGAGCATGCTGGGCAGCGGCGAGTCGACGTTGGTCGTCCAGCTCGACCCGCCGACGTCGTCCACGGCCGCGCCCGTGCCGGTGGACACCTCGGCCAAGGAGGCGCTGTACGGCCCGAGGACACCGGCGGTCCGTGACGTGTCCGTTGTGGACGGCCGGGTCCGGCTGGGAGTCGACGCGGCCGGCGAGGACCCCGCGCGGGTCACCATGGACGTCCTGCGTGACGGTTCGGTGATCGCGCAGGGTGTTCCGGTCACGAGCACCTGGACGGACGGCGGTTCGGCGGGGCTGGGGACGGACTCGTACTGCTACAGCGTCCGCCTCACCTACACCTCCAGCGGCAACACGTCGCAGCACGCGCAGCCGAACTGCTACTGGGGACCTGGCTACGACCGCGTCCTCAAGGTCGCCGGCGACGGTTTCGAGGCGGTGGGCGGCTACCGATCCGCCAACGCCAACGGCACGTACTACGCGAACTGGGGCAACGCGCCCGGCGACCGGCTCACCGCCCGCATCCGGCCCACCGTGACCGGTGACTACCTGCTGCAAGCCGACGCGGCGGTCGGCAAGCCGATCAACACCGGGGTGGGCGGCGGCATCAAGCTGCTGCGGGTGGTGGAGGACGCCTCCGGCGCGGTCGTCACGGAACGCCCGATCGCGATGCCCAACACCGGGTCCTGGTCCCGGGTGAACCACTCGACGTTCGTGGACGCCCACCTCACCGCCGGCCGCGAGTACCGCGTGGAGCTGGTCAACGACCGGACAGCGGTGAACATGAGCTACTTCACCACGAACGCCGCCTACAACGACACCATGGGCGGCCACTTCAACTACAACGACGTGTTCGCGATCAAGGCATTGCTGAAGAAGGCAACCGGTTGA
- a CDS encoding DUF1345 domain-containing protein, whose amino-acid sequence MEVSGGRDAVVDAVGESSPAWRRPTPGEHRWPAAVTVVATVALHASLPAHLVGPARWPLAGLALLLFAVLVIADPGRISRESASLRVVGLGLIAVISAANAWSVALLVDWLISGPGAPNATELLRSGAAVWLTNVFVFALWYWELDRGGPAARSAGRRDLPDFEFAQMTEKSLAPADWEPRLVDYLYLSFTNATAFSPTDVLPLSRWAKLTMMLQSAVSLVTVALVIARAVNVLS is encoded by the coding sequence GTGGAGGTATCAGGTGGCCGTGATGCCGTGGTGGACGCGGTAGGGGAGTCCTCGCCGGCGTGGCGGCGGCCGACGCCTGGCGAGCACCGGTGGCCGGCCGCCGTGACGGTCGTGGCGACCGTGGCACTTCACGCGAGCCTTCCCGCTCATCTGGTCGGACCTGCGCGGTGGCCGTTGGCCGGGTTGGCGCTGCTGCTCTTCGCCGTGCTGGTGATCGCCGATCCGGGTCGGATCAGCCGGGAGTCGGCGTCGCTGCGGGTGGTCGGTCTCGGTCTGATCGCGGTCATCAGCGCCGCCAACGCCTGGTCCGTCGCCTTGCTGGTCGACTGGCTGATCAGCGGGCCGGGCGCGCCGAACGCGACCGAGTTGCTGCGCTCGGGAGCGGCGGTCTGGCTGACCAACGTGTTCGTGTTCGCGCTGTGGTACTGGGAACTCGACCGCGGGGGACCGGCCGCGCGGTCGGCCGGACGCCGGGACCTGCCCGACTTCGAGTTCGCGCAGATGACCGAGAAGTCGCTGGCGCCGGCGGACTGGGAACCGCGCCTGGTGGACTACCTGTACCTGTCGTTCACCAACGCGACCGCGTTCAGCCCGACCGACGTGTTGCCGCTGTCCCGGTGGGCGAAGCTCACGATGATGCTGCAATCCGCCGTGTCGCTGGTGACCGTCGCCCTGGTGATCGCCCGCGCCGTCAACGTCCTCAGCTGA
- a CDS encoding DedA family protein, which translates to MLEFLQRIGGQVGAWFYLIAGGLAFAEAAVMVGLVLPGEIALLVAGFAAHQGWIGLWPMVAIAVGSAVLGDSVGYEVGRRLGPGLRASRVGRWVGEDRWRRAEGFLHRHGGKAVLLGRFTALLRALTPGMAGVVRMPYLRTFLPWNVAGAVIWGAGCVLLGYGFSASLTAVGRYLAYGPLVLIALALAGYLLLRRPRRPTT; encoded by the coding sequence TTGCTCGAGTTCCTTCAGCGGATCGGTGGGCAGGTCGGCGCCTGGTTCTACCTCATCGCCGGTGGCCTGGCGTTCGCTGAGGCGGCGGTCATGGTCGGCCTAGTGCTGCCCGGCGAGATCGCGTTGCTCGTGGCCGGGTTCGCGGCCCACCAGGGCTGGATCGGACTGTGGCCGATGGTCGCGATCGCGGTCGGCTCGGCCGTCCTCGGCGACAGCGTGGGCTACGAGGTCGGCCGCCGACTCGGCCCCGGTCTGCGTGCCTCCCGCGTGGGCCGTTGGGTCGGTGAGGACCGCTGGCGGCGAGCCGAAGGGTTCCTGCACCGCCATGGCGGCAAAGCGGTGTTGCTGGGTCGGTTCACCGCCCTCTTGCGCGCACTCACCCCGGGCATGGCCGGCGTGGTCCGCATGCCGTATTTGCGTACTTTTCTGCCCTGGAACGTAGCCGGCGCGGTGATCTGGGGTGCGGGCTGCGTCCTGCTCGGCTACGGCTTCTCCGCCTCGCTGACCGCAGTCGGGCGCTACCTCGCCTACGGGCCGCTCGTGCTGATCGCACTCGCCCTGGCCGGTTACCTGCTGCTTAGACGACCCCGGCGCCCCACCACGTGA
- a CDS encoding rhamnogalacturonan lyase family protein — translation MPLNRKRAALLAAGVALTVAGSGVVISPASAAPTRYEAESSPATCAGAIESNHAGYSGSGFCNADNAVGAAAQFTVTASAAGSATIAIRYANGATANRPADVLVNGAVAHSGTAFDPTGAWTTWVTKTLTVPVNAGTNTIRLSPTTAAGLANVDYLEIDAAGDPPTGKQMEDLDRGLVSVRSGTGNLVSWRLLGTEPTSTGFNVYRGATKLNASPITNSTNYLDSGAAGDASYTVRAVVGGVEQAPSEASLRFSGGNYLDVPISRPGSTYSAGDASVGDADGDGQYEIFLKWDPSDQKDNSQSGHTSNVYIDAYKLNGQRLWRVNLGRNIRAGAHYTQFQVYDYDGDGRAEMAVKTGDGSVSGTGQVIGNGSADHRNSGGYIITGPEYLTVFNGLTGAAMSTVPFDPARGNICDWGDCNGNRGDRFLAGTAYLDGQRPSIIMGRGYYAKSTIAAWDFRNGQLTRRWKFDSGSAGSQWTGRGAHSLSIADVDGNGTDEIIYGGMTINSNGTGRYTTNFYAHGDALHVGDFIPSRPGKEIWMIHEQSSGAAATLRDGNSGATIMQKNNTCSCEGPARGAAGDVHAGNAGAEFWGRGTGLTSLFNGSGGNVGRSPGSANFLAWWDADPVRELLDGNHVDKYGTGGDTRLLTGTGAHSINGTKSTPSLSGDLFGDWREEVILPRDDNAALRIYATSTQTDRRIHTLMHDSQYRVAIAWQNTAYNQPPHPSFFLGGGMSTPPQPNIYVR, via the coding sequence ATGCCCTTAAACAGAAAGCGCGCCGCACTGCTCGCTGCCGGCGTCGCCTTGACCGTCGCCGGGAGCGGCGTAGTCATCTCCCCGGCTTCGGCGGCTCCGACCCGTTACGAGGCGGAAAGCTCGCCGGCCACCTGCGCCGGAGCCATCGAGTCCAACCACGCCGGCTACTCCGGCAGCGGGTTCTGCAACGCGGACAACGCGGTCGGCGCGGCAGCGCAGTTCACCGTCACGGCATCCGCGGCGGGCTCCGCGACCATCGCCATCCGCTACGCCAATGGCGCTACCGCAAACCGACCCGCGGACGTGCTGGTCAACGGTGCGGTCGCCCACTCGGGCACCGCGTTCGACCCGACCGGCGCCTGGACCACGTGGGTCACGAAGACGCTCACCGTCCCGGTGAACGCCGGCACGAACACGATCCGGTTGAGCCCGACCACCGCGGCCGGCCTGGCGAACGTCGACTACCTCGAGATCGACGCCGCCGGCGACCCGCCCACCGGCAAGCAGATGGAGGACCTCGACCGCGGCCTGGTCAGCGTGCGCTCCGGGACCGGCAACCTGGTCTCGTGGCGGCTGCTCGGGACCGAGCCGACCTCCACCGGGTTCAACGTCTACCGGGGCGCGACGAAGCTGAACGCCTCCCCGATCACCAACTCCACCAACTACCTGGACTCCGGCGCGGCAGGGGACGCGTCGTACACGGTCCGCGCGGTCGTGGGCGGGGTGGAACAGGCGCCGTCCGAGGCGTCACTGCGCTTCTCCGGCGGCAACTACCTCGACGTGCCGATCTCCCGGCCGGGAAGCACCTACTCCGCCGGCGACGCGAGCGTCGGTGACGCGGACGGTGACGGCCAGTACGAGATCTTCCTCAAGTGGGACCCCAGTGACCAGAAGGACAACTCCCAGTCCGGTCACACCAGCAACGTCTACATCGACGCCTACAAGCTCAACGGACAGCGGCTGTGGCGCGTCAACCTGGGCCGCAACATCCGCGCCGGCGCGCACTACACCCAGTTCCAGGTGTACGACTACGACGGTGACGGTCGGGCCGAGATGGCGGTCAAGACGGGCGACGGCTCGGTGTCCGGCACGGGTCAGGTGATCGGCAACGGCAGCGCCGACCACCGCAACTCCGGCGGTTACATCATCACCGGACCCGAGTACCTGACCGTGTTCAACGGGCTCACCGGCGCCGCCATGTCCACGGTGCCCTTCGACCCCGCCCGCGGCAACATCTGCGACTGGGGCGACTGCAACGGCAACCGGGGCGACCGGTTCCTGGCCGGCACCGCGTACCTGGACGGACAGCGTCCCAGCATCATCATGGGCCGCGGCTACTACGCGAAGAGCACCATCGCGGCGTGGGACTTCCGCAACGGGCAGCTCACCCGGCGCTGGAAGTTCGACTCCGGCTCCGCGGGCAGCCAGTGGACCGGTCGCGGCGCCCACTCGCTGTCCATCGCCGACGTCGACGGCAACGGCACCGACGAGATCATCTACGGCGGCATGACCATCAACTCCAACGGCACCGGGCGGTACACCACCAACTTCTACGCCCACGGTGACGCGCTGCACGTCGGTGATTTCATCCCCAGCCGCCCAGGCAAGGAAATCTGGATGATCCACGAGCAGAGCTCCGGAGCCGCCGCGACCCTGCGGGACGGCAACAGCGGCGCCACGATCATGCAGAAGAACAACACCTGCAGCTGCGAGGGTCCCGCTCGCGGCGCGGCCGGCGACGTGCACGCCGGGAACGCCGGCGCCGAGTTCTGGGGCAGGGGCACCGGGCTGACCAGCCTGTTCAACGGCTCCGGCGGCAACGTCGGGCGTTCACCGGGCAGCGCGAACTTCCTCGCCTGGTGGGACGCCGACCCGGTGCGGGAACTGCTGGACGGCAACCACGTCGACAAGTACGGCACCGGCGGTGACACCCGCCTGCTCACCGGCACCGGGGCGCACTCCATCAACGGCACCAAGTCGACCCCGTCGCTCTCCGGCGACCTGTTCGGCGACTGGCGCGAGGAAGTCATCCTGCCGCGCGACGACAACGCCGCGCTGCGCATCTACGCCACGTCGACGCAGACCGACCGGCGGATCCACACCCTCATGCACGACTCCCAGTACCGCGTGGCCATCGCGTGGCAGAACACCGCCTACAACCAGCCGCCCCACCCGAGCTTCTTCCTCGGCGGCGGCATGAGCACCCCACCCCAACCGAACATCTACGTCCGCTAA